In the genome of Candidatus Neomarinimicrobiota bacterium, one region contains:
- a CDS encoding alcohol dehydrogenase catalytic domain-containing protein: MLAVTKPKPETDKDWKTGFDVIDMPETVLKDSGEVLIEVSAGAICGTDVGIYNSKDSIKKEMMLGAEENPIIIGHEFAGKVVDLGEGALEFLSKKFNAPANSDFKNQIFNDYDATAEMHITCGSCLQCRIGEKHVCKNTLIKGIHLHGAFTKYISVPAENLVLLKHGEIPLEVISFMDAIGNAVHTTSTIDKKGKTIAILGCGIQGLMATAISHQLGAKKIIVTDASHPKTGMTNKRLESTHFEMARKFGADACFDMAIPENREKFFDFVMEETDGVGADGVLEMSGNYKAYEDAFRVIRAGGIFALLGLPSGDFHLDFAKDIIFRGVTVKGIIGRRIWETWEMMIDLLKNGLSDMFVDNGFVTHRLKISEFETAFTKIAAGDALKVLLKPE; this comes from the coding sequence TTGTTAGCCGTAACCAAACCGAAGCCTGAAACTGATAAGGATTGGAAAACCGGATTTGACGTCATCGACATGCCGGAGACTGTCCTGAAAGATTCCGGTGAAGTCCTGATCGAAGTATCGGCAGGCGCCATATGCGGCACGGACGTGGGAATTTACAATTCCAAAGACTCTATCAAAAAAGAAATGATGCTCGGAGCGGAAGAGAATCCGATAATTATCGGACATGAGTTCGCCGGGAAAGTCGTGGACTTAGGCGAAGGTGCGCTCGAGTTCTTAAGTAAGAAATTCAACGCTCCGGCTAATTCCGACTTCAAAAACCAAATTTTTAACGATTACGATGCAACTGCGGAGATGCACATCACGTGCGGGAGCTGTCTACAATGCCGGATTGGCGAGAAACATGTTTGTAAAAACACGCTCATAAAAGGGATTCACCTGCATGGAGCGTTCACTAAGTACATTTCGGTGCCGGCGGAGAATCTGGTGCTTTTAAAACACGGCGAAATCCCCCTTGAAGTCATCTCATTTATGGACGCTATTGGGAATGCGGTACACACAACAAGCACCATTGATAAAAAAGGCAAGACGATCGCCATACTCGGATGCGGTATTCAGGGCTTAATGGCAACCGCCATCTCGCACCAACTCGGCGCAAAAAAGATCATCGTGACCGACGCATCTCATCCTAAAACCGGTATGACGAATAAACGGCTTGAATCAACTCACTTCGAGATGGCGCGAAAATTCGGAGCAGATGCATGTTTTGATATGGCGATCCCCGAAAATCGGGAGAAATTTTTTGACTTCGTGATGGAGGAGACCGACGGCGTCGGTGCTGACGGCGTTCTCGAGATGTCGGGAAACTACAAGGCCTACGAGGACGCATTCAGGGTGATTCGCGCCGGAGGAATTTTTGCCCTGTTAGGTCTTCCCAGCGGGGATTTTCATCTCGATTTTGCCAAAGACATAATATTCAGAGGTGTAACGGTAAAAGGAATTATCGGTAGACGGATATGGGAAACCTGGGAGATGATGATCGATCTCCTCAAGAATGGGCTTAGCGACATGTTCGTCGACAATGGGTTCGTTACCCATAGATTAAAGATCTCTGAATTCGAAACAGCGTTTACGAAAATAGCCGCCGGAGACGCTCTCAAAGTATTATTAAAACCGGAATAA
- a CDS encoding glycine C-acetyltransferase, which translates to MNNLISTLKEELGRIHEANTFKYETEIESAQSGVVKVDGADVVMLASNNYLGLSNHPKIIEAAIRGIKEYGHGVASVRFLCGTQTIHRDLEKRIARFLGKDDSILFSSCFAANEGLFASIFNEPLGSENWQDVIYTDQLNHASIIDGMRLCRRKNIVKRIYKHMDTDELGQMLEEDKDKDYRFRLLVTDGVFSMEGDLSPLPELIDLCEEFGLTSVIDDSHALGVIGKTGRGTPEELGVHGKIDIITGTLGKAMGGAAGGFIAGDGDLITYLRQKSRPYTFSNSLPPSIVIAAIQAFDLLDDDPSIILKLKKNTEYFRKEIKSLGFTILDGVHPIVPIMLGEASLAQEMAKSLLNEGVYIKGLWFPVVPRGEARLRTQISAALEREDIDLALTAFEKVGKKMELLN; encoded by the coding sequence ATGAATAATTTGATTTCTACACTCAAAGAGGAACTCGGTAGAATACACGAAGCCAATACGTTTAAGTATGAAACCGAGATAGAATCCGCTCAGTCGGGGGTTGTGAAAGTTGACGGCGCGGACGTGGTAATGCTCGCCTCAAATAATTATCTCGGTCTGTCGAACCATCCTAAAATTATTGAAGCAGCCATAAGGGGTATCAAAGAATACGGACATGGAGTCGCTTCCGTCCGGTTTTTGTGCGGTACGCAGACTATCCACCGCGACCTCGAAAAAAGAATCGCCCGTTTTCTCGGGAAAGATGACTCGATTCTCTTTTCTTCATGCTTTGCGGCAAACGAAGGTCTTTTTGCAAGCATTTTCAACGAACCGTTAGGCAGTGAAAATTGGCAGGATGTGATTTATACCGACCAATTAAACCATGCGAGTATCATCGACGGGATGCGGCTATGCCGTCGGAAAAACATCGTCAAACGCATTTACAAACATATGGACACGGATGAGCTTGGACAGATGCTCGAAGAAGACAAAGATAAAGATTACAGATTTAGACTACTTGTCACCGACGGAGTATTCAGCATGGAGGGCGACCTGTCACCGCTTCCCGAACTGATCGATCTATGTGAAGAGTTCGGACTGACGTCCGTGATCGATGATTCTCACGCGCTCGGAGTCATAGGCAAAACGGGACGCGGCACACCGGAAGAACTCGGAGTTCACGGGAAGATTGATATAATAACCGGAACTCTCGGCAAAGCGATGGGCGGCGCCGCCGGCGGATTCATAGCGGGTGACGGCGACTTGATAACTTACTTGAGACAGAAATCAAGACCGTACACATTTTCCAACTCGCTGCCCCCAAGTATTGTCATCGCCGCGATTCAAGCGTTCGACCTTCTCGACGACGATCCGTCTATCATACTGAAACTCAAAAAGAACACCGAATATTTCCGGAAGGAAATCAAGTCGCTCGGTTTCACCATACTCGACGGAGTACACCCCATTGTACCTATCATGCTCGGAGAAGCGTCTCTCGCGCAGGAGATGGCAAAATCGCTGCTCAACGAAGGAGTTTACATCAAGGGGCTCTGGTTCCCCGTTGTTCCGAGGGGGGAGGCGAGACTGCGG
- the queD gene encoding 6-carboxytetrahydropterin synthase QueD — translation MYKVIKAIEFCYGHRLLHYEGKCRHLHGHNASVEIELASEELDERGMVYDFSEIKQTVKKWIDDNIDHVMLLNKDDDIIPLLEESGERYLSVDGNPTAEFIAKMIYEQVESFGFPVTTVRVSETPDSHAEYSK, via the coding sequence ATGTATAAAGTAATTAAGGCAATAGAATTTTGTTACGGGCACCGTTTGTTGCATTACGAAGGTAAATGCAGACACCTCCACGGGCACAACGCAAGCGTTGAGATAGAATTAGCTTCGGAGGAGCTTGATGAAAGGGGAATGGTTTACGATTTTTCGGAAATAAAGCAAACGGTTAAAAAATGGATCGATGATAACATCGATCACGTCATGCTGCTTAACAAGGATGACGACATTATCCCGCTGCTCGAAGAGTCCGGCGAAAGGTATTTGTCCGTAGATGGAAATCCTACTGCAGAATTCATCGCAAAGATGATTTATGAGCAGGTGGAGTCGTTCGGTTTTCCGGTTACAACTGTCCGGGTTTCTGAAACGCCCGATTCACATGCGGAGTACAGCAAGTAG